Proteins encoded in a region of the Leguminivora glycinivorella isolate SPB_JAAS2020 chromosome 23, LegGlyc_1.1, whole genome shotgun sequence genome:
- the LOC125238155 gene encoding CCHC-type zinc finger nucleic acid binding protein-like, whose translation MTGTSTIKEEPLNRMSSEGRYAAGGSGGARRGGGGGGGRGGARAPAADRDDQRAVSRCSVCGMKSHEGDRCRYKTYRCQKCGVVGHLKKVCKNVRLNNMECDDNSVEQNTCEECHMYNLRVQD comes from the coding sequence ATGACCGGTACCAGCACCATCAAGGAGGAGCCCCTGAATCGGATGAGTAGCGAGGGGCGGTACGCGGCAGGCGGCAGCGGCGGAGCtaggcgcggcggcggcggcggcggcggccgcggcggcgCGCGGGCTCCGGCGGCGGACCGCGACGACCAGCGAGCGGTTTCCCGGTGCTCCGTATGCGGCATGAAGAGTCACGAGGGTGACAGGTGCCGTTACAAGACCTATCGTTGCCAAAAGTGTGGAGTCGTAGGACACTTGAAGAAAGTGTGTAAAAATGTGCGCCTCAATAATATGGAGTGTGATGATAATTCGGTCGAGCAAAACACTTGCGAGGAGTGCCATATGTATAATTTAAG